A region from the Cryptosporangium arvum DSM 44712 genome encodes:
- the ligD gene encoding non-homologous end-joining DNA ligase: MASKAASPAVELIVGDRAVRISNPDRVYFDDPHATKLDIAKYYLSVGDGIVRALRERPCMLHRYPDGVFSAGVEGEKIYQKRLPKGAPDWVESVQVKFPSGRSADELCVTELASVIWAVQMSTVEFHPWHSRRANTEQPDELRIDLDPQPGTGLAEARRVGGVVREMLAELGWSGWPKTSGNRGIHIYVRIRPDWSFTDVRRAALAFAREVERRVPELATTAWWKEERGEKVFVDFNQNARDRTIASAYSIRGRAGALVSAPITWDELPDVESEDFTIRTVPARFAALGDLHAGIDDVAVGIEPLLEWSERDARDHDLGDAPYPPNYPKMEGEPMRVQPSRARTRE, encoded by the coding sequence ATGGCGTCCAAAGCAGCGTCTCCGGCCGTTGAACTCATCGTCGGCGACCGGGCGGTCCGGATCAGCAACCCCGATCGGGTCTATTTCGACGACCCGCACGCCACCAAACTCGACATCGCGAAGTACTACCTGTCGGTCGGCGACGGCATCGTGCGCGCGCTCCGCGAGCGCCCCTGCATGCTGCACCGCTACCCCGACGGCGTGTTCTCCGCCGGGGTCGAGGGCGAGAAGATCTACCAGAAGCGGCTGCCGAAGGGCGCACCCGACTGGGTGGAGAGCGTCCAGGTCAAGTTTCCGAGCGGGCGGAGCGCGGACGAGCTCTGCGTCACCGAACTCGCGTCGGTGATCTGGGCCGTGCAGATGTCGACGGTGGAGTTCCACCCCTGGCATTCGCGGCGGGCGAACACCGAGCAGCCCGACGAACTGCGCATCGACCTCGACCCGCAGCCCGGAACCGGGCTCGCCGAAGCGCGCCGGGTCGGTGGTGTGGTGCGCGAGATGCTCGCCGAGCTGGGGTGGAGCGGCTGGCCCAAGACGTCGGGCAACCGCGGCATCCACATCTACGTCCGGATCCGACCCGACTGGTCGTTCACCGACGTGCGCCGGGCCGCGCTGGCGTTCGCCCGCGAGGTCGAGCGCCGGGTGCCGGAGCTCGCCACCACCGCCTGGTGGAAGGAGGAGCGCGGCGAGAAGGTCTTCGTCGACTTCAACCAGAACGCGCGTGACCGCACGATCGCCAGCGCCTACAGCATCCGCGGCCGGGCCGGTGCGCTGGTGTCGGCGCCGATCACGTGGGACGAGTTGCCCGACGTGGAGAGCGAGGACTTCACGATCCGGACCGTGCCGGCGCGGTTCGCCGCGCTGGGCGATCTGCACGCCGGCATCGACGACGTCGCGGTGGGGATCGAGCCGCTGCTGGAGTGGTCGGAGCGGGACGCGCGTGATCACGACCTCGGCGACGCCCCCTACCCCCCGAACTACCCCAAGATGGAAGGGGAGCCCATGCGGGTGCAGCCGTCGCGCGCCCGCACAAGGGAGTAA
- a CDS encoding dienelactone hydrolase family protein gives MPEQARTPLNRPQRTLSPHSHPQAGTGKAAAAGTDAKEHVSDVLVRVSDAELDGRLGRPEAARGVVVFAHGSGSSRHSPRNRQVAKALYRAGFAVLLVDLFTAAEEQEDQRTGRMRFDIDLLARRVDDSVGWVVEHTDTQGLPVGLYGASTGAAGALAAAAQRPETVRAVVSRGGRPDLASSWLTTVAAPTLLVVGALDHPVLELNRQAADALGGLARVEVVPGATHLFEEPGCLDHVATHTTAWFQQHL, from the coding sequence ATGCCCGAGCAGGCCCGAACCCCGTTGAATCGCCCGCAGCGGACGCTTTCCCCACACAGTCACCCGCAAGCCGGCACCGGGAAGGCGGCGGCAGCCGGAACGGACGCCAAGGAGCACGTCTCCGACGTGCTGGTGCGGGTCAGCGACGCGGAACTCGACGGACGGCTCGGGCGCCCGGAGGCCGCGCGCGGCGTGGTGGTGTTCGCGCACGGCTCGGGTAGTTCACGGCACAGCCCGCGCAACCGTCAGGTGGCCAAAGCGCTCTACCGCGCGGGGTTCGCGGTGCTGCTCGTCGACCTGTTCACCGCGGCCGAGGAGCAGGAGGACCAGCGCACCGGCCGGATGCGGTTCGACATCGACCTGCTCGCCCGGCGGGTGGACGATTCGGTGGGCTGGGTGGTGGAGCACACCGACACCCAGGGGCTGCCGGTCGGGCTGTACGGCGCCAGCACCGGGGCCGCCGGTGCGCTGGCGGCGGCCGCGCAGCGCCCGGAGACCGTGCGCGCGGTCGTGAGCCGCGGTGGCCGGCCCGACCTCGCGAGCAGTTGGCTCACCACGGTGGCGGCACCGACGCTGCTGGTGGTCGGTGCGCTGGACCACCCGGTGCTCGAGTTGAACCGCCAGGCCGCCGACGCGCTGGGCGGCCTGGCCCGGGTCGAGGTCGTGCCCGGCGCGACCCACCTGTTCGAGGAACCAGGCTGCCTGGACCATGTCGCAACCCACACGACGGCCTGGTTCCAACAGCATCTGTAA
- a CDS encoding alpha/beta hydrolase, which translates to MAKWTDCKAEIERSIGTSLSGVQVDCGAVRVPQDWANPTGATFDIAMVRVRRTDQKNRIGSLLVNPGGPGASGIELAAQTPLFLPGEIMERFDVVGFDPRGVGKSAPVDCLTAASKDATTAANPDPAPQKEFDEQVKLWRTSINPCVSKYGQSLGYYSTEQTVRDMDAIREAVGDPKMTYLGYSYGTLLGAVYAHLYPGRIRAFVLDGAVDPNLDGITASEGQAAGFEKAFDNFAAACRARGSGCPIGPDARRTLHDVLITVQKKPVAGRGGEKRTATTGHVLSAVTAALYVKAQWPTLEKAIADVSKGDPTTVFALNDSFTGRNADGSYNNMTDAFTAIGCTDDRNPPTVAKVRTLQAEWRRKYPLFGAPLAMTMLSCAVWPGTHDPYPVGAAFGAPPIVVVGTTGDPATPYANTAKLASGLGTGHIVTWQGEGHTAYPQTTCIRENISNYLLTTNPPPDGLTCPAS; encoded by the coding sequence ATGGCGAAGTGGACGGACTGCAAAGCCGAGATCGAGCGGTCGATCGGCACGTCGCTCTCGGGCGTCCAGGTCGACTGCGGTGCGGTGCGCGTCCCGCAGGACTGGGCGAACCCCACCGGCGCCACGTTCGACATCGCGATGGTGCGTGTCCGCCGCACCGACCAGAAGAACCGGATCGGGTCGCTGCTGGTCAACCCGGGCGGTCCCGGCGCGTCCGGCATCGAGCTGGCCGCGCAGACCCCGCTGTTCCTGCCGGGCGAGATCATGGAGCGCTTCGACGTCGTCGGGTTCGACCCGCGCGGCGTCGGCAAGTCCGCCCCGGTCGACTGCCTCACGGCGGCCAGCAAGGACGCCACCACCGCGGCGAACCCCGATCCGGCGCCGCAGAAGGAGTTCGACGAGCAGGTCAAGCTCTGGCGCACGTCGATCAACCCGTGCGTGAGCAAGTACGGGCAGTCGCTCGGCTACTACAGCACCGAGCAGACCGTGCGTGACATGGACGCGATCCGCGAGGCCGTCGGCGATCCGAAGATGACCTACCTGGGCTACTCCTACGGCACGCTGCTCGGCGCGGTCTACGCCCACCTCTACCCCGGGCGCATCCGGGCGTTCGTCCTCGACGGCGCGGTCGACCCGAACCTCGACGGCATCACCGCCTCGGAGGGGCAGGCCGCCGGGTTCGAGAAGGCGTTCGACAACTTCGCCGCCGCCTGCCGGGCGCGGGGTTCCGGCTGCCCGATCGGCCCCGACGCGCGGCGCACGCTGCACGACGTGCTGATCACCGTCCAGAAGAAGCCGGTCGCCGGGCGCGGCGGCGAGAAGCGCACGGCCACCACCGGCCACGTGCTCTCCGCGGTGACCGCGGCGCTGTACGTGAAGGCACAGTGGCCGACGCTGGAGAAGGCGATAGCCGACGTGTCCAAGGGCGACCCGACGACCGTGTTCGCGCTCAACGACAGCTTCACCGGGCGCAACGCCGACGGCTCGTACAACAACATGACCGACGCGTTCACCGCGATCGGCTGCACCGACGACCGGAACCCGCCGACCGTGGCGAAGGTCCGCACGCTGCAGGCCGAGTGGCGACGCAAGTACCCGCTGTTCGGTGCCCCGCTGGCGATGACGATGCTCAGCTGCGCGGTCTGGCCGGGCACGCACGACCCGTACCCGGTCGGGGCGGCGTTCGGCGCACCGCCGATCGTCGTGGTCGGCACCACCGGCGACCCGGCGACGCCGTACGCCAACACCGCGAAGCTCGCCAGCGGGCTCGGCACCGGCCACATCGTCACGTGGCAGGGCGAGGGGCACACGGCGTACCCGCAGACGACCTGCATCCGCGAGAACATCAGCAACTACCTGCTGACCACGAACCCCCCGCCCGACGGCCTGACCTGCCCCGCCTCCTAG
- a CDS encoding ATP-dependent DNA ligase, which translates to MSPGAGDDEEVQWGLPVAPPVDPMLASPVKGIPVGDGLYYEPKFDGFRCLIFREGDRVVLGSRGNKELQRYFPEVVEEVRGSLPERCVVDGELVVVVDDRLDFDALAQRIHPAATRINLLAEQTPAHFIAFDLLALGDESLLEVGYSGRRERLAGLFPADGGPSGPRTHLTPVTTDPGTAQSWFEKFEGAGLDGLIVKAADGPYEPGKRTMKKVKHARTADCVVAGFRWHKSGPIVGSLLLGLYDDEGNLHHVGVSASFTAKRRAELVEELEQYRLSDVSEHPWSAWAEQTAEAPPAGEAVPTRMPGAPSRWTGKKDLSWQPLRPELVVEVAYDHMEGDRFRHTARFERWRPDREPRSCTYAQLDRPVRFDLERVLKGSP; encoded by the coding sequence ATGAGTCCTGGTGCGGGCGATGACGAAGAAGTGCAGTGGGGGCTGCCGGTGGCACCCCCGGTCGACCCGATGCTGGCCAGCCCGGTCAAAGGCATCCCCGTCGGCGACGGTCTGTATTACGAGCCGAAGTTCGACGGGTTCCGCTGTCTGATCTTCCGCGAGGGCGACCGGGTGGTCCTGGGCAGCCGCGGCAACAAGGAGCTGCAGCGTTACTTCCCCGAGGTCGTCGAGGAGGTCCGTGGCTCGCTGCCCGAGCGGTGCGTGGTCGACGGCGAGCTCGTCGTCGTCGTCGACGACCGGCTCGATTTCGACGCGCTGGCGCAGCGCATCCATCCGGCCGCGACGCGCATCAACCTGCTCGCCGAGCAGACGCCGGCCCACTTCATCGCGTTCGACCTGCTGGCACTCGGCGACGAGTCGCTGCTCGAGGTCGGCTATTCGGGCCGCCGGGAGCGGCTGGCGGGCCTGTTCCCGGCCGACGGCGGGCCTTCCGGTCCGCGCACCCACCTCACCCCGGTCACCACCGATCCCGGGACCGCGCAGTCGTGGTTCGAGAAGTTCGAGGGCGCGGGGCTCGACGGGCTGATCGTCAAGGCCGCCGACGGCCCCTACGAGCCCGGCAAGCGCACGATGAAGAAGGTGAAGCACGCCCGCACCGCCGACTGCGTGGTCGCCGGGTTCCGCTGGCACAAGTCCGGACCGATCGTCGGTTCGCTGCTGCTCGGCCTGTACGACGACGAGGGGAACCTGCACCACGTCGGGGTGTCGGCGTCGTTCACCGCGAAGCGGCGCGCGGAGCTGGTGGAGGAGCTGGAGCAGTACCGGCTGTCCGATGTGTCCGAGCACCCGTGGTCGGCCTGGGCCGAGCAGACCGCGGAGGCGCCGCCGGCGGGAGAGGCGGTTCCCACCCGCATGCCCGGTGCGCCCAGCCGGTGGACGGGCAAGAAGGACCTGTCGTGGCAGCCGCTTCGGCCCGAGCTCGTCGTCGAAGTGGCGTACGACCACATGGAAGGCGATCGATTCCGGCATACTGCGCGTTTCGAACGTTGGCGGCCCGACCGGGAACCCCGTTCATGCACTTATGCTCAACTTGACCGTCCCGTCCGCTTTGATCTAGAACGCGTACTGAAGGGCTCTCCGTGA
- a CDS encoding dihydrofolate reductase family protein, whose product MRLLHPAAAELDDVALEKLYATDRSVPRLRMNFVASVDGGVSVDGLSAGLQSPADKRVFKLLRGWCDGLVVAAGTALAEDYGPVTLDAERRARREAAGLAPTPTLVVVSGSLSIPPDHASLVRAPVRPIVVTGPDAPADRRRAIEEVADVVDDVDFVAALHARGLSQLLCEGGPRLFASLTAADDVDEICLTISPQLAGGGPGRISAGPHSPDPRSLALAHVVEDEGVLLLRYCRPSLLH is encoded by the coding sequence ATGCGCCTCCTGCACCCCGCTGCCGCCGAGCTCGACGACGTCGCGCTGGAGAAGCTGTACGCCACCGACCGGAGCGTTCCGCGGCTGCGGATGAACTTCGTCGCCAGCGTCGACGGCGGCGTGAGCGTCGACGGTCTGTCCGCCGGTCTGCAGAGCCCGGCCGACAAACGCGTGTTCAAGCTCCTCCGGGGCTGGTGCGACGGGCTCGTGGTCGCGGCCGGCACCGCTCTGGCCGAGGACTACGGCCCGGTGACGCTCGACGCCGAGCGTCGCGCCCGCCGCGAAGCCGCCGGCCTCGCCCCCACCCCGACGCTCGTCGTCGTGTCCGGCTCGCTCTCGATCCCACCCGACCACGCGTCGCTGGTCCGGGCGCCGGTGCGTCCGATCGTGGTCACCGGCCCGGACGCTCCCGCCGATCGGCGCCGCGCGATCGAGGAGGTGGCCGACGTCGTCGACGACGTGGACTTCGTCGCGGCACTGCACGCACGCGGTCTGAGCCAGCTGCTCTGCGAGGGCGGGCCACGCCTGTTCGCTTCCTTGACCGCCGCCGACGACGTCGATGAAATCTGCCTGACGATCAGCCCGCAGCTGGCCGGGGGCGGGCCGGGGAGGATCAGCGCCGGTCCGCACTCCCCCGACCCCCGGTCGCTCGCGCTCGCACACGTCGTCGAAGACGAGGGCGTGCTGTTGCTGCGTTATTGTCGCCCCTCTCTGCTTCACTGA
- the zapE gene encoding cell division protein ZapE, producing MHLSDRQPEVAPARLVAELVPPPRFADARFDTYRPDPNEPSQAAALAAVRAFAERLSAPPPRKGLFRRAARAPEGRPGIYLDGGFGVGKTHLLTSLWHAAPKPAGYGTFVELTHLVGALGFAGTVDALGTLRLLCVDEFELDDPGDTVLVSSLLTRLVERGVALAATSNTLPDKLGEGRFAAEDFLREIQALSARFDAVRVDGPDYRHRDAAEAPEPLAESVVAERVAAHPAATVDDWSTLLAHLATLHPSRYGALLDGVEAVGLTGLTPVPDQNTALRVVVLVDRLYDRSLPVFASGTPVDEIFPPEMLAGGYRKKYLRALSRLTALAREGATR from the coding sequence GTGCACCTCTCCGACCGGCAGCCTGAGGTCGCTCCGGCGCGGCTCGTCGCCGAACTCGTCCCACCACCCCGCTTCGCGGACGCGCGTTTCGACACCTACCGGCCCGATCCGAACGAGCCGTCGCAGGCCGCGGCGCTCGCCGCCGTCCGGGCGTTCGCCGAGCGGCTCTCCGCGCCACCGCCGCGCAAAGGATTGTTCCGGCGAGCGGCCCGGGCTCCCGAGGGCCGGCCGGGCATCTACCTCGACGGCGGCTTCGGCGTCGGCAAGACGCACCTGCTGACCTCGCTCTGGCACGCGGCGCCGAAGCCGGCCGGGTACGGCACGTTCGTCGAGCTCACCCACCTGGTCGGTGCGCTCGGCTTCGCCGGAACCGTGGACGCGCTCGGCACGCTGCGCCTGCTCTGCGTCGACGAATTCGAGCTCGACGACCCGGGCGACACCGTGCTGGTCTCGTCCCTGCTCACCCGCCTGGTGGAGCGCGGGGTCGCGCTGGCCGCGACGTCGAACACGCTTCCCGACAAGCTGGGCGAGGGCCGGTTCGCGGCCGAGGACTTCCTCCGCGAGATCCAGGCGCTGTCCGCGCGCTTCGACGCGGTCCGCGTCGACGGCCCCGACTACCGGCACCGGGACGCGGCCGAGGCGCCGGAGCCCCTCGCGGAAAGCGTGGTCGCCGAGCGCGTCGCGGCCCACCCCGCGGCCACCGTCGACGACTGGTCGACGCTGCTGGCGCACCTGGCGACCCTGCACCCGTCCCGGTACGGCGCCCTGCTCGACGGTGTCGAGGCCGTGGGGCTGACCGGGCTCACGCCGGTCCCCGACCAGAACACCGCGCTGCGCGTGGTGGTGCTCGTCGACCGGCTCTACGACCGCAGCCTGCCGGTGTTCGCGTCCGGTACCCCGGTCGACGAGATCTTTCCGCCGGAGATGCTCGCCGGCGGATACCGCAAGAAGTACCTGCGTGCCCTCTCCCGGCTGACCGCGCTGGCCCGCGAAGGCGCTACTCGGTAG
- a CDS encoding ATP-binding protein, translated as MTSPASTLRAAVGAVVALLLLLGGARLVVGHYVVSRNDERVHRATAAAAANDDLLLSLTEAQTGLRGYQLTGDPSLLDSYRRGLAGYATARSAVREAADRDPLRALVAAEIDEADAWVATSAPLGDAVGIADVSVVRRGEQQFDRLRSANARAATGFDADLTAARAHARSVDLIGDLGTALLAVLAAGLVLGLGRRVHRATGPFEEIRTVLARIRAGDRSARARPAGPPSAREAVEALNELAEDHQRLHSSESGRAEARQRAHDLGATVRASLDPEAILDEAVAGLGAVLEADHVYLRLADGTDRLWSRPGLDAPPIESLRADEPMIGAALTTVFSIDAESTGALVLARSRPWSDDDRVLLDAVAADTGRGLHVAQVYDHQRELAERFQDLDRQKTDFISTVSHELRTPLTSILGYLEILLSGDQGELTDPQERSLRVVERNAERLRELVGDLLTLSRIGSGNLEMTATRVEVTSLLDGVREVFGPVAAGAGVTLETDRGDGLAVVGDDRQLERVLHNVVGNAVKFTPAGGSVRVRVRGDEARVSFEVADTGMGIPAADQDRLFQPFQRASNAVASAVQGTGLGLAIARSIVERHGGEVTLRSAVGQGTTVTIALPRALGATTGSDTAVDPREAAIRAAKARALSRASAR; from the coding sequence ATGACCTCACCGGCGAGCACCCTCCGCGCCGCTGTCGGCGCGGTGGTGGCGCTTCTCCTGTTGCTCGGCGGCGCCCGCCTGGTCGTCGGCCACTACGTCGTGTCCCGCAACGACGAGCGGGTGCACCGCGCGACCGCGGCCGCAGCGGCCAACGACGACCTGCTCCTGTCCCTCACCGAAGCCCAGACGGGCCTGCGCGGCTACCAGCTGACCGGTGACCCGTCGCTACTCGACTCCTACCGGCGCGGTCTGGCCGGCTACGCCACCGCGCGGTCGGCGGTCCGCGAGGCCGCCGACCGCGACCCGCTCCGCGCGCTGGTGGCGGCCGAGATCGACGAGGCCGACGCCTGGGTGGCCACCAGCGCCCCGCTCGGCGACGCCGTCGGCATCGCCGACGTGTCCGTGGTCAGGCGGGGAGAGCAGCAGTTCGACCGGCTCCGGTCGGCGAACGCCCGCGCCGCCACCGGGTTCGACGCCGATCTCACCGCCGCGCGTGCGCACGCGCGCTCCGTCGATCTGATCGGTGATCTGGGTACGGCGCTGCTGGCGGTGCTCGCGGCGGGGCTGGTTCTCGGGCTCGGGCGGCGCGTCCACCGAGCCACCGGACCGTTCGAGGAGATCCGGACCGTGCTCGCCCGGATCCGCGCGGGTGACCGGTCGGCGCGGGCGCGCCCGGCCGGACCGCCGTCGGCCCGGGAAGCCGTCGAGGCGCTCAACGAGCTGGCCGAGGACCACCAGCGGCTGCACTCGTCCGAGTCGGGGCGGGCCGAGGCCCGGCAGCGGGCCCACGACCTGGGCGCCACCGTCCGGGCGTCGCTCGACCCGGAGGCGATCCTCGACGAGGCCGTCGCCGGGCTCGGCGCGGTGCTCGAGGCCGACCACGTCTACCTCCGGCTCGCCGACGGCACCGACCGGCTCTGGAGCCGCCCGGGCCTCGACGCGCCCCCGATCGAGTCGCTGCGTGCGGACGAGCCGATGATCGGCGCCGCTCTCACCACGGTCTTCAGCATCGACGCCGAGTCGACCGGCGCGCTGGTGCTGGCGCGCTCCCGGCCCTGGTCCGACGACGACCGGGTGCTGCTGGACGCGGTCGCCGCCGACACCGGCCGCGGGCTGCACGTCGCCCAGGTCTACGACCACCAGCGTGAACTGGCCGAGCGGTTCCAGGATCTCGACCGGCAGAAGACCGACTTCATCTCCACCGTGTCGCACGAACTGCGGACGCCGCTGACCAGCATCCTCGGCTACCTGGAGATCCTGCTCTCCGGTGATCAGGGTGAGCTCACCGACCCGCAGGAGCGCAGCCTGCGGGTTGTGGAGCGCAACGCCGAGCGGCTGCGCGAGCTGGTGGGGGACCTGCTGACGCTGTCCAGGATCGGGTCCGGGAACCTGGAGATGACCGCGACCCGCGTCGAGGTGACCTCGCTGCTCGACGGGGTCCGCGAGGTGTTCGGGCCGGTCGCGGCCGGGGCGGGCGTCACGCTCGAGACCGACCGGGGCGACGGGCTGGCGGTGGTCGGCGACGACAGGCAACTCGAGCGGGTACTGCACAACGTCGTCGGCAACGCGGTGAAGTTCACGCCGGCCGGCGGCTCGGTGCGCGTCCGCGTGCGCGGCGACGAGGCGCGCGTGTCGTTCGAGGTCGCCGACACCGGCATGGGGATACCGGCCGCCGATCAGGACCGGCTGTTCCAGCCGTTCCAGCGTGCGTCCAACGCCGTGGCCAGCGCGGTGCAGGGCACCGGCCTGGGGCTGGCGATCGCGCGGTCGATCGTCGAGCGGCACGGCGGTGAGGTGACGCTGCGGTCGGCGGTGGGGCAGGGCACGACGGTCACGATCGCGCTGCCCCGCGCCCTCGGAGCCACGACCGGGTCCGACACCGCCGTCGATCCCCGCGAGGCCGCGATCCGAGCCGCCAAGGCCCGCGCCCTCTCCCGCGCGTCCGCGCGCTGA
- a CDS encoding response regulator transcription factor has protein sequence MSTVLIADDDPDILALVTFKVKQAGYHLVTATDGAAALAAARETTPDLVVLDVSMPRMSGLEVCRELRKDTATAKVPVLLLTARAQEADIEAGFDVGADDYVVKPFSPRELVARIAAILGPA, from the coding sequence ATGAGTACGGTTCTGATCGCCGACGACGATCCGGACATCTTGGCGCTTGTGACCTTCAAAGTGAAGCAGGCGGGGTACCACCTGGTGACCGCCACCGACGGCGCCGCGGCGCTGGCCGCCGCTCGCGAGACCACGCCGGACCTCGTCGTGCTCGACGTGTCGATGCCACGCATGTCGGGGCTCGAGGTGTGCCGGGAACTGCGCAAGGACACGGCCACCGCGAAGGTTCCGGTGCTGCTGCTGACCGCGCGGGCGCAGGAGGCCGACATCGAGGCCGGCTTCGACGTCGGCGCCGACGACTACGTGGTCAAACCGTTCAGCCCACGCGAGCTGGTCGCCCGCATCGCCGCCATCCTCGGGCCCGCCTGA
- a CDS encoding chemotaxis protein CheW produces the protein MDELDDIVQEFLVESHENLDQLDRDLVALEQHPDSRELLSSIFRTIHTIKGTSGFLAFHRLETVTHAGESLLSRLRDGAQSMNVESANALLRMVDTVRGLLTSIEENGAEGEVDVQSVIEQVTACIEDGSGKPKAAPAAAEPAAEAPVPEAPADEPAAAEAHADAEPEPAAEEPAPEEPAKPAAPVQRAGGAGAPPGPPEPGEEGSAPQRRSVAESSIRVDVDLLDALMRLVGELVLTRNQLVRGVSEMSDPALTRTTQRLNLITSELQESVMKTRMQPIDQIWSKLPRVVRDLSSQLGRQIRLAMEGKDTELDRSLLESVKDPLTHLVRNAVDHGIEPPDVRQAAGKNPEGTLTLRAYHEGGHVVVEVADDGAGIDPERVAATALDRGVITRDQLARMETSDILQLLFQPGFSTAKKVTNVSGRGVGMDVVKTNIEKIGGTVDVDSTPGRGTVWRLTIPLTLAIIQALTVECSTEQYAIPQIAVDELVFVDGSSDKNIEHVSGAPVYRLRGKLLPLVRLDESLGLPVGSNDKDVYIAVLQAEGRRFGLVVDRVLNTEEIVVKPLATLLKDIGVYQGSTILGDGKVALILDVQSLARRSLLAAQAVEKSGLGADAQQSQNRQGSGNRLLITGVGDRRVAVPLDMVTRLEEFPIDKIERVGSREVVQYRGRILPLVRLAHLLGAYPAEDGDSVPVVVYSERGRSVALAVEKIVDIVEDSTDTHSDLDDSGLTGSAVIQQRVTEMLDVRQAILAADVNFFDAMDEYEDQYAGGLEEMSAV, from the coding sequence GTGGACGAGTTGGACGACATCGTTCAAGAGTTCCTGGTCGAGAGTCACGAGAACCTCGACCAACTCGACCGGGACCTGGTCGCGCTCGAGCAGCACCCGGACTCTCGTGAGTTGCTGTCCAGCATCTTCCGCACGATCCACACGATCAAAGGCACGAGCGGCTTCCTCGCGTTCCACCGTCTGGAGACGGTGACGCACGCGGGCGAGTCGCTGCTCTCCCGGCTCCGCGACGGCGCGCAGTCGATGAACGTGGAGAGCGCCAACGCGCTGCTGCGCATGGTCGACACCGTGCGTGGCCTGCTGACCTCGATCGAGGAGAACGGCGCCGAGGGCGAGGTCGACGTCCAGAGCGTCATCGAGCAGGTGACCGCCTGCATCGAGGACGGTTCCGGCAAGCCCAAGGCGGCTCCGGCCGCGGCGGAGCCCGCCGCCGAGGCCCCGGTTCCCGAGGCGCCCGCCGACGAGCCCGCGGCCGCCGAGGCGCACGCCGACGCCGAGCCCGAGCCGGCCGCCGAGGAGCCCGCGCCCGAGGAGCCGGCCAAGCCCGCGGCGCCCGTCCAGCGGGCCGGCGGCGCCGGTGCGCCCCCCGGTCCGCCGGAGCCCGGCGAGGAGGGCTCCGCCCCGCAGCGCCGGAGCGTCGCCGAGAGCTCGATCCGTGTCGACGTCGACCTGCTCGATGCGCTCATGCGGCTCGTCGGCGAGCTGGTGCTCACGCGTAACCAGCTGGTCCGCGGCGTCAGCGAGATGAGTGACCCGGCGCTGACCCGCACCACCCAGCGGCTCAACCTCATCACCTCCGAGCTGCAGGAATCGGTGATGAAGACCCGGATGCAGCCGATCGACCAGATCTGGTCGAAGCTGCCCCGAGTCGTCCGCGACCTCTCCAGCCAGCTCGGCCGCCAGATCCGCCTGGCGATGGAGGGCAAGGACACCGAGCTCGACCGGTCGCTGCTGGAGTCGGTGAAGGACCCGCTGACCCACCTCGTCCGCAACGCGGTCGACCACGGCATCGAGCCGCCGGACGTCCGCCAGGCCGCCGGCAAGAACCCCGAGGGCACGCTCACGCTGCGCGCGTACCACGAGGGTGGTCACGTCGTGGTCGAGGTCGCCGACGACGGCGCGGGCATCGACCCCGAGCGGGTCGCGGCCACCGCGCTCGACCGGGGCGTCATCACCCGCGACCAGCTGGCCCGGATGGAGACCAGCGACATTCTCCAGCTGCTCTTCCAGCCCGGCTTCTCGACGGCGAAGAAGGTCACGAACGTCTCCGGCCGCGGCGTCGGCATGGACGTCGTCAAGACCAACATCGAGAAGATCGGCGGCACCGTCGACGTCGACTCGACGCCCGGCCGCGGCACGGTCTGGCGCCTCACGATCCCGCTGACGCTGGCGATCATCCAGGCCCTCACCGTCGAGTGCAGCACCGAGCAGTACGCGATCCCGCAGATCGCGGTCGACGAGCTGGTGTTCGTCGACGGCTCCTCGGACAAGAACATCGAGCACGTCTCCGGTGCGCCGGTCTACCGGCTGCGCGGCAAGCTGCTGCCGCTCGTCCGCCTGGACGAGAGCCTCGGCCTGCCGGTCGGCTCGAACGACAAGGACGTCTACATCGCGGTTCTCCAGGCCGAGGGGCGCCGGTTCGGCCTCGTGGTCGACCGGGTCCTCAACACCGAGGAGATCGTGGTCAAGCCGCTCGCGACGCTGCTCAAGGACATCGGCGTCTACCAGGGGTCGACGATCCTCGGCGACGGAAAGGTCGCGCTCATCCTCGACGTCCAGTCGCTCGCCCGGCGTTCGCTGCTGGCGGCTCAGGCGGTGGAGAAGTCCGGGCTCGGCGCCGACGCCCAGCAGTCGCAGAACCGGCAGGGCAGCGGCAACCGGCTGCTCATCACCGGGGTCGGCGACCGCCGGGTCGCGGTGCCGCTGGACATGGTCACCCGGCTCGAGGAGTTCCCGATCGACAAGATCGAGCGGGTCGGCAGCCGGGAGGTCGTGCAGTACCGCGGCCGCATCCTGCCGCTGGTCCGGCTCGCGCACCTGCTCGGTGCGTACCCGGCCGAGGACGGCGACTCGGTGCCGGTGGTCGTCTACAGCGAGCGCGGCCGGAGCGTCGCGCTCGCGGTGGAGAAGATCGTCGACATCGTCGAGGACTCCACCGACACCCACAGCGACCTGGACGACTCCGGCCTCACCGGTTCGGCGGTCATCCAGCAGCGTGTCACCGAGATGCTCGACGTCCGGCAGGCGATCCTGGCGGCTGACGTCAACTTCTTCGACGCGATGGACGAGTACGAGGACCAGTACGCCGGCGGTCTCGAGGAAATGAGCGCGGTCTGA